A stretch of the Agelaius phoeniceus isolate bAgePho1 chromosome 1, bAgePho1.hap1, whole genome shotgun sequence genome encodes the following:
- the LOC129130045 gene encoding uncharacterized protein LOC129130045 — MQGSPSPCTSSRASHSHRSSSLSSARGCLGRGFLSPRSARGIAARAGVRAAPSSCTCWLRGSRHHRSRHPTPPPRLPAPPAPVPSSEQRAVQAQRWRLCPGSGSRRVTGDTGTPEARAAAGHGARRGAFRRCRVYAPAGAGSSRWDGGEQPRAPAGGHSVPSRAKTRGSSERTLPAGHGPAPRPPPATAPQPRGSAGSRSWHGRGSRAPAPARRRGGDSPRSRLQAPRAACPARAGRAAIRGWMAPRWGAPPPSAHGGRERSRCFPPPAAGRGRAGIPAAPR; from the coding sequence ATGCAGGGATCTCCATCCCCCTGCACGAGCTCCCGGGCAAGTCACAGTCACCGCAGCAGCAGTTTAAGTAGCGCTCGGGGCTGTCTCGGAAGGGGTTTCCTATCACCTCGTTCTGCTCGCGGGATCGCCGCCCGTGCCGGTGTGCGCGCTGCCCCATCCTCTTGCACGTGCTGGTTACGGGGATCACGGCACCACCGCAGCCGCCACCCGACCCCGCCGCCCAGGCTGCCCgcgcccccagccccagtgccgAGCTCCGAACAACGCGCGGTGCAAGCGCAGCGCTGGAGGCTCTGCCCGGGGTCGGGGTCGCGGCGTGTGACGGGTGACACGGGGACCCCCGAGGCGCGGGCAGCCGCGGGTCACGGCGCTCGCCGGGGCGCGTTCAGGCGGTGCCGTGTGTACGCCCCGGCCGGCGCCGGGAGCTCCCGGTGGGACGGCGGGGAGCAGCCCCGCGCCCCGGCAGGTGGACACTCGGTTCCCAGCCGGGCAAAGACACGCGGTAGCTCTGAGCGCACACTGCCCGCGGGACATGGGCCCGCaccgcggccgccgccggccACTGCCCCGCAGCCCAGGGGCAGCGCCGGGAGCCGGTCCTGGCACGGCCGCGGCTCCCGAGCGCCCGCGCCAGCCCGGCGCCGCGGCGGTGACTCGCCGAGGAGCCGCCTGCAGGCTCCCAGGGCGGCGTGTCCCGCCCGGGCCGGCAGAGCAGCCATCCGCGGCTGGATGGCCCCGCGCTGGGGAGCACCCCCGCCCTCCGCTCACGGGGGCCGCGAGAGGAGTCGCTGCTTTCCTCCGCCCgcggcggggagggggcgggcgggAATTCCGGCGGCCCCGCGGTAG